The genomic stretch GAATGATGTTGTAATCGTAGAATCGACAATTCCTCCTAGGACAATTGATGATATAGTAGCTCCTCTTTTCGAAGAAGCAGGCTGGAATCCTCGAGAAGACGTATATTTAGCACATTGTCCTGAGAGAGTACTTCCAGGTCGTATATTGATAGAGTTAGTTGAAAACACTCGTATTGTTGGAGGTTATACTAAAGAAGCTGCATACCAAGCTGCTCAAGTTTATCGTCAAATTGTCACAGGTGAGGTTATAGAGACACAAGCTGTTACAGCCGAAATGTCTAAGCTTATGGAGAATACGTATCGAGATGTAAATATTGCTTTGGCAAACGAGTTAGGTAAAATCTCTGCAAAGCTTGGAGTTAATGCTTTAGACGTTATAACACTTGCAAACAGACATCCAAGAGTAAATATTCATACTCCGGGACCTGGAGTTGGAGGTCATTGTCTTGCTGTAGATCCATATTTTATTATTGAAAAAGCTCCGGAGTTGTCTCCTCTTATATCTAATGCTAGAGAAATAAATAACTCAATGCCGGATTTTGTATTGCAATGTGTACAGAGCATTTTAGATAAAGATGCTAAAATAGCAGTTTTTGGCCTTACCTATAAGGGAAATATTGATGATGTTCGTGAAAGTCCAGCCATGGAAATTGTTTCTCTTTTAGCTGATAAAGGATTTGACCTTTCTATTTATGATCCACATGTCACAGAAAACCAGGTTAATTTCCCACTTCAAACCTTTGAAGATGCTATCTCAAATGCAGAATGTATTCTTGTTTTGACGGATCACAAAGAGTTTGAGGAACTAGATGAAGATTTAATCGTTTCAAAGATGAAAAACCCTGTTATCTTAGATACTAAAAACTGTGCAAATATCGTAAATGATTCTATCGCTTATTATAATTTCAATAACTTATTTGAACTTATTAATAGTAAAAAAGAAGTAACTGTATAAAATTTTTATAGAGTAAAACGTAAAACCTTTCCTTTTATTAGTATTATTTTAAAAATGGTTTATAAAAATCTTAAAGATAGAGGATGTCTTATGCCCCATACAAAGAAGAAGAAAGTTATGGTTATATTTGGTACTAGACCGGAGGCTATTAAAATGGCTCCATTAGTTCATGAGTTAAAAAATTATAGTGCTCTCGACGTGTATGTATGTGTTACAGCACAACACCGTCAAATGTTAGATCAAGTGCTTAAGGTTTTTAATATTCAACCTGATTTTGACTTGAATATTATGAAAGATCGTCAAACATTAGTTGATGTTACCACCCGCTCCCTTAATGGCTTAAATGACATAATTAAAGATGTTAAACCAGATATGGTGTTGGTCCACGGAGACACTACTACAACTTTTGTAGGAGGACTCGCTGCATTATATAATCAAGTAGCTATTGGTCACGTGGAAGCAGGCCTTAGAACTAATAATAAATATTCTCCTTTCCCTGAAGAGATGAACAGACAACTTACAGGTGTAATTGCTGACTTACATTTTGCTCCTACTAAATTAGCATTTGATAATTTAAGAATGGAAAACAAACCTGAAAACACTATATTTATGACAGGTAACACTGTGATTGATGCTCAAAAAACAACAGTTAATGAGGATTACCATCATCCATTACTAGATGAGATTTCTGGTTTGCGAATGGTACTTATGACTGCACACCGACGTGAAAACCTAGGAGGTCCAATGCGTAATATATTTCATGCTATTCGGAGATTAGTGGACCACCATCAAGATATAGCTGTAATTTATCCTGTTCATATGAATCCTATAGTAAAAGATGCAGCTGATGATATTTTAGGTAATCATCCGCGGATTAAGTTAATAGAGCCACTAGACGTTATAGATTTCCACAACTTTATGGCTCGTTCTCATCTTATTCTAACCGATTCAGGTGGTATTCAGGAAGAAGCCCCTGCTTTAGGAGTTCCAGTGTTAGTTTTACGTGATACAACGGAGCGTTCAGAAGGAATTATAGCTGGAACTTTAAAGTTAGCAGGCACAAATGAAGATGTTA from Priestia filamentosa encodes the following:
- the wecB gene encoding non-hydrolyzing UDP-N-acetylglucosamine 2-epimerase, with the protein product MPHTKKKKVMVIFGTRPEAIKMAPLVHELKNYSALDVYVCVTAQHRQMLDQVLKVFNIQPDFDLNIMKDRQTLVDVTTRSLNGLNDIIKDVKPDMVLVHGDTTTTFVGGLAALYNQVAIGHVEAGLRTNNKYSPFPEEMNRQLTGVIADLHFAPTKLAFDNLRMENKPENTIFMTGNTVIDAQKTTVNEDYHHPLLDEISGLRMVLMTAHRRENLGGPMRNIFHAIRRLVDHHQDIAVIYPVHMNPIVKDAADDILGNHPRIKLIEPLDVIDFHNFMARSHLILTDSGGIQEEAPALGVPVLVLRDTTERSEGIIAGTLKLAGTNEDVIFNLANELLTSKEAYQEMAHAANPYGDGEASRRIAEALLYYFDLQFNKPDNFKSELLNK
- a CDS encoding nucleotide sugar dehydrogenase, which produces MEKICVVGLGYIGLPTAAIFAKAGFNVVGVDVNENAISLINKGEVHLEEVGLPEVVKDVVHSGNLRASLNVEEADVYIIAVPTPIHEDHTANVDYVISATKSILPFVKKNDVVIVESTIPPRTIDDIVAPLFEEAGWNPREDVYLAHCPERVLPGRILIELVENTRIVGGYTKEAAYQAAQVYRQIVTGEVIETQAVTAEMSKLMENTYRDVNIALANELGKISAKLGVNALDVITLANRHPRVNIHTPGPGVGGHCLAVDPYFIIEKAPELSPLISNAREINNSMPDFVLQCVQSILDKDAKIAVFGLTYKGNIDDVRESPAMEIVSLLADKGFDLSIYDPHVTENQVNFPLQTFEDAISNAECILVLTDHKEFEELDEDLIVSKMKNPVILDTKNCANIVNDSIAYYNFNNLFELINSKKEVTV